A window from Drosophila kikkawai strain 14028-0561.14 chromosome 2L, DkikHiC1v2, whole genome shotgun sequence encodes these proteins:
- the LOC108085999 gene encoding putative uncharacterized protein DDB_G0271982, producing the protein MVPSLLRISSTPPSSPSRIFIEDGEAISTSTLETTLINGGNDDDDDDVATTTTTNKPAPSPILNEDREVDTTLISEGDGTTTTTTTNKPAPSPIFNDDDNDDGTTTTTTNKPAPSPILFENGEEQSMRTLEPILPSTTGNESNTTLVMTRERLLLNSSTFETSTSAVTSTSTTTANTMADDSSSFKIMLGIADNDEDNNIKFSEGYDWEKNKIQNDTTNKKDRGNDMNEKDKALENNLINEGIFYVDTDEEEEAGRLYENELIYMEGGAENYKQILPLNIDQEDENPLPPPFVDDTNQNENDVILMEGGLTNYTQIVKSNILDP; encoded by the exons ATGGTGCCTTCACTGCTGCGAATTTCGTCAACCCCGCCTTCATCACCCTCACGAATTTTCATCGAGGACGGAGAAGCAATATCAACTTCAACGCTGGAAACAACCCTCATTAATGGgggtaatgatgatgatgatgatgatgtagcaacaacaacaacgacaaataAACCTGCACCCTCACCAATTTTGAATGAGGATAGAGAAGTTGATACAACCCTCATTAGTGAGGGTgatggaacaacaacaacaacaacaacaaataaacctgcaccctcaccaattttcaatgatgatgataatgatgatggaacaacaacaacaacaacaaataaacctgCACCCTCACCAATTTTATTCGAGAATGGAGAAGAACAATCGATGAGGACGTTGGAACCAATTTTACCTTCTACTACCGGAAACGAATCAAATACAACTCTTGTGATGACCAGGGAAAGGCTATTACTCAATAGTTCAACATTTGAAACATCAACTTCAGCTGTTACTTCAACTTCTACAACTACAGCGAATACTATGGCGGATGATAGTTCTTCATTTAAGATCATGTTGGGGATAGCCGATAATGATGAGGATAAT aatataaaatttagtgAAGGTTATGACTGGGAGAAAAACAAGATTCAAAATGAtacaactaataaaaaag atAGGGGAAATGATATGAATGAAAAAG atAAGGCTTTGGAAAATAATCTAATCAATGAAGGGATTTTTTATGTAGACAcagatgaagaagaagaagcaggacGGCTATATGAAAATGAACTTATTTATATGGAAGGCGGCgctgaaaattataaacaaatcttACCTTTAAATATAGACCAAGAAGATGAAAACCCCCTCCCCCCTCCATTTGTTGATGAtacaaaccaaaacgaaaatgaTGTAATTTTAATGGAGGGAGGATTAACTAATTACACCCAAATTGTGAAATCTAATATATTAGATCCATAA